AtgatcatcattttctgaaccgctttatcctcactcgggtcgcggggggtgctggagcctatcccagcagacttcgggccagaggtgggggacaccctgaattcttggcaagccaatcacagagcacaagatgaaaaacaaccatccacgctcacactcatacctatcagcctaccatgcctgtttttggaatataggaggaaaccagagtacccggaggaaacccacgcaggcctggggagaacatgcaaactccacacgggtgggcgtgtcctgaatttgaacccaggaccccagagccgtgaggccgacgcgctaaccactagctCCACTGGGCCGCATGCAAActagttttgtttgtttttatagttcatttaaaaatctttttaaaacggATTATCATTTGAATAATGAATCCCACCGGTCCCCAAAAGGATCATTCTATTGatttattaaatttattttttaatgtattgaaatcattatttatttatttaaatcataATTCACCCACAAAGGGGGTTTAAAATACTCTTGCCACTCGTGCCACCAGGCTGCCCGcaaatctttttaaaatcttAATTCTACATGTAGTAGCAAACAGTCTAGAGCTATTCCACAAAGGTCCGCTGTGGGTGGGGTGTTTTGCTCTGGTCTGCTTTGGACATCTTTTTTCCAATCTGGTGtcatacaagtgcaatcagtgcattgcagtcaggtgcttcttgtttctgcTGAAAACTCATTagttaaaatgtgtgttggaccggttggaacaaaaacctgcagccaCAGCGTCCTTCCgcgaccggtttgcccacccatgGTTTAGCCCATaagtgggcaaaccggtcctcgggggccactgtgggtgcagggcaactgatccaacacagacagtttaaccaatgagatttttgcagaaaacaagaagcacctggctgcaatccactgattgcacttcaaCCATACCAGGTTGGTGGATTCTCTTATAGGTtgaaacgaaaacctgcacccactgcggcccattGTGGAATAGTTCACCCACCACTGGTCTAGCCCATCCACCAGATTGAGAAATTCTGAGTTGGGCAACATAACATTGCACCAGCCCTAATAAAATTTGGTGATGtattttttctcacatttttcacACCATGATGAGCATGTTGTTGAGGATGTACCAAGATTGCTGAACAGTTACaggggcggcccagtggcgtgagtggttagtgcatcggcctcacagctctggggtcctgggttcaaatctaggtcatgtccatctgtgtggagtttgcatgttctcgctgggcctgcgtggggttcctccgggtactccggtttcctcccatgttcccaaaaaaacatgcatggtgggctgattgaacactctaaatttccccttggGTATGGGTgtggtgagtgtgcatggttgtccttctccttgcgccctgcgatcggccggagtcatctgggataggctccagcaccccctgcgaccctaatgaggataaagtatttcagaaaatgagatgaaatgagatgtgatgagatgagataaaccGTTACAATATATCTCAAAGTAATTGAATGGtaacacaatgaaaaaaaaatgtattcattttccatactgcttatgcccacaagggtcgcgggaggtgatggagcctatcccagctgacttcagacaccaggcgggggaccccctaaattggtggacacccaatcgcagggcataaggtgacagacaaccattcatactcacactcatacctacgggcaatttagagtattcaaccaatTTGGGaaatgggagaaaaccagagtacccagaaaaaacccacacaagcccggggagaatttACAGACTCCACcgaggaaggtcggaacccacctgggattgaacactcGATCTCGGACATGGAAGTGTGATTTCTTGCTAATCAATCAACCAGTAgcaaaaaatgaatttgcacttttttttggcAATATGAAATTATGCTTCCATATATGCATTGTTCGCTAtagtaattaaaaagaaaacgacGTAGCAATagagaaacattttaaaatgcatttctgAAATGCTTGCCATTTAGAATGTGTGGTTGTTCCTGTGACAGGAAACTACTAAAAGCCTCTCTACTGAATCGGGAAACCACAGCAGTCAGTTGCTTGTCATTTCCTGTAAGACCAGGTGctataaactatttttttctcgtGAGGACAATTTATGTCCGCTaatacatgaatatgttcagAACTGCACCGTTAGAATCCGGCTATTAACATTTGCACATGATATAACAtggaaatgcatgttttggaataaGCTCAATTGACCGATATCTAAATAAAAACTGAGCCACTGATCGCATGACATCAGCACATCTAAAAAGGAAGACCTGTCAAAGACTTCCTGCATTTGACACGCagataaataaaaagaagaaattcCAGCACAAATGAGACACCTGAGGACCTCTGATGTACAAATGCAATAAGGTAAAAAGGgcttggttgatttttttttattccaaaagtgttttagtttttttaagaggAACCTGAATAGTTTGCTCATTTCACTATTAGCAAACACTTCTGGAGTTTGTTTCACAGTAATTATAATGCTTGCTAAACATCATTAATTCTTCCCTATTACATCCGTGTATTTCTAGTTGTGAGAAATAAATGACTATATTACATCCATGCATTTTTAAGTGACATAATATGAACCAGTAGAATGCTTTATTATATTCTTGCTATTCCATATCATGGATAAGATGTAATAACTGATAAACATTTTGACAGAGGATATGGGCCCAAATATATTCATTTGATCAAGTTAGTGATGGCTAACAGACAGTATCTGTTCTGCcaagtcattttctgaatataatGTTATCTGTCCGTGTCCCAAACAGTTGGTTTTAAGAGAGATAATTTTATCTTCAAAAGCATCCATGAATCTCCTCGGCGAAGAAGAGTTTACTCCTCTCATGATCAGAGACCATGGCAGCCAAAGTTCCAGGTCTAGCACAAGTTCTGGTCTCCAAGTGCACTTTTATTTCTTTCCTCCCACTAAAGATGCTACCACAATATATATATCAACTGGGCAAGTCTCAGCTGAAAATGTTTGCATGGAAGCAGCCAAAAGATGCGGTAAGAAGACAATATGCCTGTGTAAAAGTTTCTTTTATTGACTCCTATATCCAtgctttgatttaaaaaaagacgcaatttttttcccttcaaggaATTTTGCCAGTTCACCAAAGTCTTTTTGGTTTAGCTTCTGCTGATCTCACATTCTGGTACCCTCCATCTCACATATTCAACACAGAAGAAAACATACAGGTCCATTTCAGAGTCAGGTGCGTGCTATTGTGCAATTCTAAATAAGGTAAGCCATATTAGAACCGATTTAAGGGTTGCTGTGGTTTTACCGAGTATTGTGAACCCCTAATTATTGATATGAGTATATACCTAAAATAATGTATTACTACTTATCTCAGATGAATATATAGGAGAAACTCAGAATAGCAGAGGCCATTTTCAATTaacgttttctattttttattcttcataAAGATTTTAGAGTTAGGTGGTGATTAATCCTTGGGAATTCATGGTAAATTGTGAAAAAGTGATTATAAATATTTACAACTCTGTTGCTATGATTTATGCCAAGTATTACAAGCAACAAATACATCatgtgtatataatatattttagtcattttgacTGATGACTTATTTATGGACAAGCaataatatatagatatatttgttttctttatatatatgtgttagAGATGTATTGTAAGGAAGTTGTGGTTTTATAAGCTCTGCTTTATATTCATCACTTGAACTGAACCTGCTTACGTCCATCAAACACTAATGTTTTCATATGAAATAACTTGTTTTAATAACTAAATCTGTGACTAACAATGTGTGCCATTTATACAGGTTTTTCTTTGGAAATTGGTATGGACAGGGAACAAGAATGTCATACCGTTACAGTCTGAGCAGAGACAGAATTAGTCCTGCGCTTGACTACTCTGTCATTGACTATCTATTTGCCCaggtaaaaaaatgaagtgataTATACAGTACAGTTGCTAGATGCTTAATATTTGTAATCATTCTAGTTTTAATGAGCAATATGAGACAATGCTCGATACAGGTGCATCGCACTACTTAGAAgttgctttgtttttgtgtgtaatgtGGTGTAATAATACCTGATTATCATAATTTTTAAACCTTATTTGGTCATAAATTCATACTCCACTTTGATTGCCCATGAATGACTATGAGTGTGACTAGAGCACTTGACAATGTCCATTTGTCACAACTAGGTAATAAAATGACACTTCAAAAATGTATATGATATTATCATGGGGTGCAATTTCAATATGACATTTCATAATCTTCTTACCGTGGACAATTTCTTTTGGAAAGGgaacaaaaaatattgttaacAATATATTATGTTAACTAAGGGCGGCTAAGTGGagctagtggttagcgcgtcggcctcacagctttggggtcctgggttcaaatccagatcacgtCCACCTATGtgcaatttgcatgttctccccgggcctatgtgggttttctctgggtactccggtttcctcccacattccaaaaacatgcatggtaggctgattggacacaaaataattatagtatatatagtatataattttgattatttttaaggaaaaatagaCTACATTGAGGGCTTTATTTTCCCCAAATTGTGCTGTGCATCAAAgtttcaggttaaaaaaataacttgcttctatattattcatttggaagTTGCATGTTTCTTTTGAAATATAGGTACGAAGTGACTTTATCACAGGTGAAGTGGTAACACCATTAAGTGTTCAAGAGGAATGTCTCGGTCTGGCAGTGCTGGACTTGTGGAGAATGGCGAAAGAGCAGCGTCGGACTGTAACGGAACTCTGCAAAACTGTCAGgtagtttttagttttttcattttcctaGTTTGCGGGAgtgtaaataataaatgaaaaattgccCTGCCTATATATGTAATGTTTTCTTCTTCGTCGTGCCTTATTCGGCTGATGCGACttgtactcaggtgcgacttatagtccgtagAATACGGTACCTAATGTTGTACTTTGTATTCATCTGTGAATTACTTAATTGCATCGTTACACGCGCTTACTTGATTATGTGCCTAAGACTGGCTTTGAaagttcattttgttttaaaactagATAAGAATTGTATTTTGatggatttccttttttttccatgcaaTAGTCTTCACTAAATGCAAGTAAGAATAGGTGTGCTCTTTTCCCCCAGCTACAAATCTTGTCTTCCTAAGGTGCACCAGCACGATATCGAGAAACGCAATCGCCTGGATCGCTACCGAATCAGAAATACTCTCAAACGATTCCTCAAGAAGCTTGGAAGTTGCTCAGTGGAAGCGTGTAGCCTGAAATTGAAGTATTTGGTCGAAATAGGAGGCATCGTTCCCACTTTAGGAAGTGAAATCTATCAGATTTGCACTGGTTTCTCCCATTCCAGTGGAATGTTCACCCACATTAAGGTCACTGGGGAAACTGGCATTCAAACCAGTGGAAGTTGTCATCCTGATGGTTCTCTGGTAAGCTCAAGATGCGTTATTTTTTCTTGTGACCTATGCCACACCCTTTCCTTTACTTTGTTGGTGATAAGGTGGATTAAAGACCTATCTCCAATATATAATGTTTTGGTTTTGAAACCCGATTTCAGCCTTGCATCCTCTGTGCAGCTTGGATGGGTTTACGTCCAAAATTCTAAAAACATGTGCATTTTAGGTTCATGGAAAACTCAAAATTGTCTCAACCATTTCAAAGGTGTGAAAGGTTatgaataattaaattaaagtcAGCTAATAGGCTGCAGCCTGGGAAATGATCAGCAATAACTGCTGTAGGAAATTGGTTAatggattatatatatatatatatatatatatatatatatatataaataaatacgtatttatttattacctatttatttatgtctaaaatgtctttttctgtgtctgtattctcaccctcttgctaatatgacaatgaaatttcccgaatacgggatgaataaagttatctaatgtAATCCAATCAaaaacatgtatatttatggATAATCGTCTTCCTTTGTAGGAGTGGCAAACTTTCTGTGACTTCCAGGACATACTCGCCATCAGTATAAAATGTCACGAGCAGGAAGACAGCAGGATGGTGACAGTGTATCGACACGACGACAGATGCATGGTAAGTGAGTTTTGCAGAGGTATGATGTCAAACCGCGATTTCAAAAAACTACACAATTacaataatcaaaacatttgccGACATTCCCGATCTATTTGAACCCAAGGAAGCCAATTTCACGAGCGTCAAAGAAGCACTCTCATTCGTGTCGCTTGTTGATGGCTACTTCAGACTGACCACTGACTCCAGCCACTTCTTCTGTCAGGACACTGTGCCTGAAAGCCTTCTTGAAGGTTTCAAAAACCATTTACATGGCCCAATCACGTAAGTCCATACACAGGATAATTTTGCCTGCGACGACGGCATTCATGATATCTCCAATCAAGGTCAGAGTTTGCAGTCGACAAGTTGAAAAAGCTTGGTGTTAAAGATGGAACATTCCTACTTCGACAGAGCCCTAAAGATTTTAATAACTTCTTCCTCACGATATGTATTCAGGTAAACTGTGCTTGAACAACATTCTCTACCTCCCAATCACAAATCTGTGACCATTTGGTGTGTATATTTCTTAAAGACTCCACTTGGACTTGATTACAAAGACTGTCTCATTATTAAAAATGGCCACTACCGCCTTCCTGGTGTCCAGAAGTCCTTTTCCAGTCTGAGAGAGCTCACCAGCTTTTACCAAAAGAACAAACTTTTACTGGATAACATTCCTGCCAAGCTAGGCCGTTGCTGTCCACCCCGACCCAAAGGTTGCTTCCTTCTGAACTGAATACTActtaatactgtattttctggactataagtcgcaatttttttcatagtttggctgggcctacaactaatactcaagtgcgacatgacatatatgtattttttttctctctgagcaCCAACAGCCGtctgttttttaaatagttatctgaaaaactgttatattaacagatgtctatttagcctattgttgttcattttaatcattttactttGACAACTTACACTCGGGTGCTAAAAAGAGTACGAAAATTACAGTACGGAGACAGAAGACCCATATTGAAAAGATCTTGAATCAACATTCCATTCCGCTGTTGATTGTTTATCGTTGAATCAACGCTGAATTGTCACCCACAATTAATGTTGTTTCGACTTAAGAATACTTGCAAAATCTTCTCGGTATTTCCTTCAATCATTCCTTCATTTCTCGgtctgtttatcctcacaacagTCTAAAGGACTCCTGGCTAGTCACGGGAGCCCTGTGAGGATACGCTGTACgaaaaatgaatatatgaatataGTAGTTACTAGTAAGTATTTTTCTGGTTCTTCTATAGAGCTCACAAATCTCATCATCATAAGAAATGGCATCCCCGTTGAGGCTGAAGGGTCCCCAACACCCGAGCGGACAAAATTCAGTCATATCCAGTTCCACATGATCAAATATGAAGACCTAGAATGGGTACGTTATATTAGCGGTAGGAGCTGTGAAAATGGTTTCTTACAAATGCAGTTTCCTTCAAGTTGTCCCCAGGAAATTTGAATGGCAGGCTGTTATGATTCTCTTTACCCTCATTAGGGTGAAAGTCTTGGACAGGGATCCTTCACTCGAGTCTTCAAGGGCTCCAAAAGAGACATTCGTGATGGGGAGAAACATGTGACGGATGTTCTTCTGAAAGAATTGGACAGCAACCACAAGAACTGCTGGGAAGTGAGTTTTACCCAATCAGATCCTGTGTATTTTGTGAATTGTTTGAGCTATTATTGACTTcatgattaaagtgtatttatttttctaaatgtagTCATTTTTTGAAGCCGCCAGCATTATGAGTCAGATATCACACAAACACCTCCTCTTGGTTTATGGCATCAGTGTCCATGGAACGAAAAGTAAGTTTCAAAAAGACAAACTCAAAGTAGTAGgtt
Above is a genomic segment from Stigmatopora argus isolate UIUO_Sarg chromosome 8, RoL_Sarg_1.0, whole genome shotgun sequence containing:
- the jak3 gene encoding tyrosine-protein kinase JAK2 isoform X1; amino-acid sequence: MYKCNKLVLREIILSSKASMNLLGEEEFTPLMIRDHGSQSSRSSTSSGLQVHFYFFPPTKDATTIYISTGQVSAENVCMEAAKRCGILPVHQSLFGLASADLTFWYPPSHIFNTEENIQVHFRVRFFFGNWYGQGTRMSYRYSLSRDRISPALDYSVIDYLFAQVRSDFITGEVVTPLSVQEECLGLAVLDLWRMAKEQRRTVTELCKTVSYKSCLPKVHQHDIEKRNRLDRYRIRNTLKRFLKKLGSCSVEACSLKLKYLVEIGGIVPTLGSEIYQICTGFSHSSGMFTHIKVTGETGIQTSGSCHPDGSLEWQTFCDFQDILAISIKCHEQEDSRMVTVYRHDDRCMEANFTSVKEALSFVSLVDGYFRLTTDSSHFFCQDTVPESLLEGFKNHLHGPITSEFAVDKLKKLGVKDGTFLLRQSPKDFNNFFLTICIQTPLGLDYKDCLIIKNGHYRLPGVQKSFSSLRELTSFYQKNKLLLDNIPAKLGRCCPPRPKELTNLIIIRNGIPVEAEGSPTPERTKFSHIQFHMIKYEDLEWGESLGQGSFTRVFKGSKRDIRDGEKHVTDVLLKELDSNHKNCWESFFEAASIMSQISHKHLLLVYGISVHGTKNIMVQEFVKYGALDLYLKRGRSMSVSWKLDVVRQLLCALNFLEEKNIVHGNICAKNILLAREGDVYQGSPPFIKLSDPGISVAMIGKDVILDKIPWVAPEALDAPDKLTIECDKWSFGATVWEIFNSGSTPLQDWDLLQKQQFYESFQQLAPSQWPELAELINRCMNYEAAFRPSCRSLIRELNSLITSDYVILHATEPVTLNTASYANTGPAMPDQILFEERHLRYICLLGKGNFGSVELCRYDPLGDDTGEMVAVKKLQPNKQSTLEDFRKEIKTLSMMCCDYIVKYRGVCYSTGRRNMSLVMEYLPHGSLIVYTENNRHNINTRRLLLFASQICKGMAYLQTLRYVHRDLAARNILVASESLVKIADFGLTKIVPLDKAYYRVKQPGESPIFWFAPESINEFRFSQKSDVWSFGVVLHELFSYCDMSSNPKKLCLQKIGSNVHGLSISMHLLNILKDNWRLPPPPNCPLKVYDLMRQCWVYNFEGRPCFSSLEDQIEIIMREDIRG
- the jak3 gene encoding tyrosine-protein kinase JAK2 isoform X2; the protein is MNLLGEEEFTPLMIRDHGSQSSRSSTSSGLQVHFYFFPPTKDATTIYISTGQVSAENVCMEAAKRCGILPVHQSLFGLASADLTFWYPPSHIFNTEENIQVHFRVRFFFGNWYGQGTRMSYRYSLSRDRISPALDYSVIDYLFAQVRSDFITGEVVTPLSVQEECLGLAVLDLWRMAKEQRRTVTELCKTVSYKSCLPKVHQHDIEKRNRLDRYRIRNTLKRFLKKLGSCSVEACSLKLKYLVEIGGIVPTLGSEIYQICTGFSHSSGMFTHIKVTGETGIQTSGSCHPDGSLEWQTFCDFQDILAISIKCHEQEDSRMVTVYRHDDRCMEANFTSVKEALSFVSLVDGYFRLTTDSSHFFCQDTVPESLLEGFKNHLHGPITSEFAVDKLKKLGVKDGTFLLRQSPKDFNNFFLTICIQTPLGLDYKDCLIIKNGHYRLPGVQKSFSSLRELTSFYQKNKLLLDNIPAKLGRCCPPRPKELTNLIIIRNGIPVEAEGSPTPERTKFSHIQFHMIKYEDLEWGESLGQGSFTRVFKGSKRDIRDGEKHVTDVLLKELDSNHKNCWESFFEAASIMSQISHKHLLLVYGISVHGTKNIMVQEFVKYGALDLYLKRGRSMSVSWKLDVVRQLLCALNFLEEKNIVHGNICAKNILLAREGDVYQGSPPFIKLSDPGISVAMIGKDVILDKIPWVAPEALDAPDKLTIECDKWSFGATVWEIFNSGSTPLQDWDLLQKQQFYESFQQLAPSQWPELAELINRCMNYEAAFRPSCRSLIRELNSLITSDYVILHATEPVTLNTASYANTGPAMPDQILFEERHLRYICLLGKGNFGSVELCRYDPLGDDTGEMVAVKKLQPNKQSTLEDFRKEIKTLSMMCCDYIVKYRGVCYSTGRRNMSLVMEYLPHGSLIVYTENNRHNINTRRLLLFASQICKGMAYLQTLRYVHRDLAARNILVASESLVKIADFGLTKIVPLDKAYYRVKQPGESPIFWFAPESINEFRFSQKSDVWSFGVVLHELFSYCDMSSNPKKLCLQKIGSNVHGLSISMHLLNILKDNWRLPPPPNCPLKVYDLMRQCWVYNFEGRPCFSSLEDQIEIIMREDIRG